From Enoplosus armatus isolate fEnoArm2 chromosome 23, fEnoArm2.hap1, whole genome shotgun sequence:
GCGTCTAAGACTGTTGGTAGTGTAGAGAAGGCTTTGACACAAAGACCATAGTGCAATGAAGAAAAGGgttattaaaatgtgaaattttgtcatttgtttaaatACTCAAAAGATTGTATAGAGTTTGGTTGGCAGCAAGTCAAAAAACTGGACCCTAAAAGACAAcatcaaatgttaaaaatatgtgtaaagTTTTGGTGTGTTGCTGGTTTATTTATTAGGTGCATCAGGCAGCACCTTTAAGAACTTTttcacacatccatccatccgtcttCTAAACCGATTATTCTGTTTTGTGAGAAACGTAAAAGACTTTTTGATTCCTGTAAAACTACTTTAGTGAGAGTTTTCTCATCTGACCTGCcgaggtgtccttgagcaagacactgaatcccaaCCAGTAAGAGATTATTGGGACGTGAATAATAAAAGTCATATTACCTTTACCAACTTCACTTCATACTTTACAAACTTAATGTTTACATACACCAAGAAAAATGATGGCCCTTATCTTTGTAACAATACAATAAATTGATATTTAGGTTAAAAGAAATGGTGGatttaagttattttaagtTGCGGTTAAGGTTCCATTTATTTCCTACCTTTAGCCCAGTTTCTGTGAACATTTATACCCACTATGAGCGTGATGGTGTAGAGGACGGCCAGCAGGATGGTGCACACCACCCTGGGTGTAGacatgagaggaggaggctcaGCTCTGACTGCtaggaagacaaaaacaaattggtTAAACAGGCAATTCAACAAAGACCATCACTAGTTCTGTTTTCATACAAATACTAGACACACAAGTTGAGCTTATAAGATGTGTAGTACCACAGTTTGCCAACTTTGATTCAAGTagtaaacaccacacacacacttgaattCCTTGATGAAATAAACTGCTCATagctgtatttaaatgtttcattgtgTTATTACGCCCCCTGGTGCCAAAGCTTTAAATCACACATGGCCCTCTGTGTAAAATCATAACGCACCAAACTTGCTTTAGAGAAATGGAGGCTTGAATCTTGTCACACTACATAAAATTAGCATCTTCAactctttatatatataaataataaaccgaaccaaactgtaaaaatgaaggAATGGATGAGGCGTCTGACTTCATGGTTGAAAGCTGCAGTTAAAAAGTATGTTTCAGCTACTTGCTTGATACACATTGTGTGCAGCGAGCAGAGTCATCGTCACCTTTAACAGCCAGCCAGCTCTCTGGTGACTCCCCTTCTGTGGGGTGTTGACACTTGTAGAGACCTTGATCAGACGTGGACTCCATGGAGAAGGTCAAGTTTCCTGCAGGTTCAGTCCCAATGAAAACACCATCTTTGAAGAACTTTGCAGGGAAATCAAAAgtggcttttgtgttttcttctttgtagGAACAGAGAAGTGTTACTTTATCGCCTGCTGTCACAGGAAGCGCAGGGCTATGCAGGATCACAGCaccacctaaaaaaaaaacatactaaTCTTTACATTGTTCAGGTGAATAACAGATAAATAGTTCTGTGCCAAACCTGCTCAGCATAAAGTCAGCGTCAAATGTTTTGGTGTTACCAGTCACGGTGATGTTGACGCTGTTGCTGCGCCGCCCCTGCTCAGACTCGCACCAGTACGCTCCAGTGTCTGCTGGATAGGCATTCTCAATGATGCAGGAGGACTCCTTCGGTACTCCCCAGCCCGAGTTACACGACTCAGAAGTGCGAGAGGAGGTGTTTCTCTTGAATATCCAGCCGCTGGAGTTTTCCGCCTCCGCACAGGTCAGAGTGATGGAGTCATACCAGAAGAACTGAGATTGTTTGGGGTGGACGCTCAGTGTGGCTGAAAAATATgagaacaaacataaaaaccatCAGATTGTATGTCGCACAGATATATAGCTCTTTGTGGCAGATCTGCTGCTGTCGCTGCGTGATTCAAGTTTCAGAAGTATGCAGCATAGCTCTTGATATACTTGCTTTTATCAAATTGTGCACGTAGATAAGCAGCATTGaagcttttgtccaaagcaactTACCCCCCCTGTTAGCTGTAAAAAAGTCTGTGAACCAGACACGGAGGTGATCAGAACACACAATTACATCACAACAACAGAAGATCGGAGGAAACGATGATTTTTAGAAACAATCAAATAGACATTTTCAATACCGCAACCAGAATCTGCCAAAATGTGACTGAGGGACGGAtttgaaagacaagaaagacaagaaagacaaGATTTAGAAAAACAGTAGAGGAGGcaaaactgcttttaaaaagttaaatttcTCACAGAGCATTAGGCAGAGTGAGGTGATCTCCATCCTGTCCTGATGTTGTCGGTGTACTCGTTCGACTGTTCAAGCTGACAGTCAAGCCCACATCCTGACTTCAAAGgaaatcaaacaaaaccaaataacAGAAGTGAAGATCAGTTAACGCTGTGTTGCACGGAACAAAATCCCTTAAATGCCATTGCTGCGTCATCTGAAACGGAGGTTTAAACTGCACCTGTGGTTTGTAAAGGTCACTGTACCTGAGACTTTAAATGTCCTCACTATATATTGTTCAAGAGGCATCTCTAGATTCTTTTCAAATCAGTTTCCTTAATTACCATTTCCCGAGTGGACACGCAGTGATATTATGCAACTTTTCTCTGAATCATGTAGCAGCATTGTACAGTTTAGCTAAACCTGGGCTCATTTAGACTCAGCAATCAGGTCCAACTAAGCATGCAGCTGCAGCCCCATGATTTACAATGGCTTTGTTTTGGAAATTTTGAGATTTTGTGACTCATTGCTCAACATCTTTATAAAATGGACCCAGGCTGTGAAGTCTCAATGGGACCATGTGTTACAGTTTGCTGACGAACCTCTACTGTATGTATCCAAAGAAGTCTTTCTAAAAGACTTCTCATCCCCACATACATCAGTACGTAGAAGCAAACATGATGCAAAGGAAATACAGCGAATTCTCTCCAAACCCACACAAATTCACACCCGTCACCAGCATCATGTTGGGTCCTCGAGTAGACAGGaccttttatttactttaatttatgACATGATCATGATTGCGgtaaatgttgaaatgttttttgatgtATCATATTAATATCTCTTATTGACTTCTGGAAATCTGTTCACTCCCGACCTCTGGTGGCTCAAACTGGTACAAATGCCAACTATAATAAAGTGTCAAGCTCATATTATTGTGTAATTACATTACTTGCAGTGCATATTTCATACAAATGGTTATTAAAAGTGAGTACAGCAGACACTGAGACTAGAACAACCAAATAAATCAACATAATGgcaaaagaaatgtgtaaagGATTTATGAAATAAAGGTTATGCACTTAGCAGACAGAACATGTATAGAAACgcacaataaacaaaaatatatgtaataaaatgtatattagGTTTATATACAAGGTAATAACATGATATGAATCTACAAATAGAAACTGCAAAAGCAGTTTTTATGGTTCAAAGACCAGAAATCTGAATCCATGTAATTGTGTAGAGACACTTCTACACAGTCTGGAAGGTTTTTCACAGGAAATATGCTGTGGTTCACAGGATGTGTAGCATTTTTCAAATCTGCAGAACTTGTTCTTAGCATGAGCAGCAGAGTCGAGGTTCGTACCgagtaaaattcaagcacttttAAAAAGGTACCTAAACCTTGGTTATAAGCTGGTTATATTAACTTCGACTTTATGTTTTGAtcttattatttataataaataaatatgggattgtttcatttcaaatattgaaaatattttggGTTTACATGAGTGACTGTGTGGCtgaaacaccagattatgttgaaaatcaaatcAAGGATATTCAAATTCGAACATATTTCTAACCTTCAAACCAtaacaaacattaaaattaaGCATGTTCCAAACTTTCAAGacattcatgttgttgtttttcatgttgttaACAAATTAATTCTGAAATAGTACGTGAGTTTAGAAGAAGAATTTTCCAACATGCAGAAAACCACGTTTAACTGATATTATAAgatggttttaaaaaaagtcagttCATCCAAAGTTTCCCATTGCTATAGATAGCCATACTGTTTTTTGCCTGAGATATCTGCTCCCAACTCCTGACCATTACACAAGTTACAATGGCTCATGGGTACCAATCATTTTGTAAACATATGTAATGCCAACGATttgtatgaaaaacaaaaccagggCTGGGAGTCGTTTGACCTGATGacatttctgctctgttctcATGACAACAACGTCTCCGAATCTTCAGGCAAATCTGCCAGAACACTGAAGGGGTTAGACGGGTCTAAGGTGTATCTACGTTTGGGACTGGCACTGTTTTGACGATGCCCAGACAAGCTCATCGAACGGACACGACTGTCCTCTGGAGTAAAACCGGGCGACACAGCACAGGGGATCAGGGGGCCAGGTGCTGGAACTTGTAGTGAGATGGCAGGTTTAGGTTTTGGATATTTGTTCCGGGATAAGTTAGGTTTTGGGCGGTCACTGTTGGTTGAGGCCGCTGGTTTTGGATTGTTGTCGTAGGGAGACAGGTGTTGGGGTAGGTTCATGGGTTTTGAGACGTCTGGTGAGGATTTGGCAGGACTATTGTCAAACGTAGGCTGGCACACAACAGGACTCTGCTTAGATCTGAGGTCTTTCAGTTCTTCAGTCTGTTGGCGGATGATCTCTTCTTTATCATGAACTGTCTTTGTCAGTTCATCTATTGCTCTCAGATGCTCAGTGATGTCAGTTCTGTTGTCGTCAACCAGGTGTACTTTGGTCGGTTGGCCCCCCCAACACGAACAATCCCGGactgtgtgaacacacaaaagaaatgttctgttaGCACTTGCTTCATCCctgatatttcagttttgttacCATAAATTCTCAATTTTGGGATGTTACTGACTTACCAGTGTTGCAGCCTTTCTTCCACCAGAAGACGACAATGAGTGCAAACAGAATTGCACATAATGTAACACAGATGCAGGTGGCTACAGTGCAGGATCTCGTGCTGCCAGCtgaaatgataataaagatTATGCACATTATACGTACATTATACAATATGTcagaaatattatttaaaaaaaacgagAAGACAGTTTATAGCAAAACTGTATGTGGTTGACAGAATGGCAGGGGGGGTTAAAGCATGAATGTGAAGTTAGTTAATCCAGTTGATGCAGGGTTGTTTAAGCTCCAGCGAACCTGGTATGTAAATAACTGTGACCCTCGTCTGATTCATCTCAGGCTGGTGGACTCTGCAGGTGACCCTGTGATGAACAGACACGAGTTGAAAGTTTTGTTGGTTGTAAATGGAAAACATAGCCTTTCTGCTAGTGAACCACAAGGACGTCATGagcttttttttcatcagtgtgaCACACGAGTCTGTAGACCTTTCACTCTGGCCTACATGAACTAATATGTTTTACGTTCCTACCGTAGCTCATAAACCACGCAGAGTCAAGGGATGGCAACACCAGTCGgcctgtctgttggtccaccacttaaatggattgaattgaattcatgTCTCCCTTaggatgaattctaataacTTGGTGaacccttaacttttcatctagagccaccatcaggtcaaaatttgaatttgctcaatacttaaaatgacaaaattattGACATTCTCATCaacttcagctgtactttgtgtctagtgcatgtta
This genomic window contains:
- the LOC139305887 gene encoding Fc receptor-like protein 5, which translates into the protein MEITSLCLMLSTLSVHPKQSQFFWYDSITLTCAEAENSSGWIFKRNTSSRTSESCNSGWGVPKESSCIIENAYPADTGAYWCESEQGRRSNSVNITVTGGAVILHSPALPVTAGDKVTLLCSYKEENTKATFDFPAKFFKDGVFIGTEPAGNLTFSMESTSDQGLYKCQHPTEGESPESWLAVKAVRAEPPPLMSTPRVVCTILLAVLYTITLIVGINVHRNWAKARAEASDHPSSG